Proteins from a single region of Phalacrocorax carbo chromosome 25, bPhaCar2.1, whole genome shotgun sequence:
- the GJC1 gene encoding gap junction gamma-1 protein — MSWSFLTRLLEEIHNHSTFVGKIWLTVLIVFRIVLTAVGGESIYYDEQSKFVCNTEQPGCENVCYDAFAPLSHVRFWVFQIILVATPSVMYLGYAVHKIARMVEHSEADRRIRSKSFSMRWKQHRGLEETEEDHEEDPMMYPEIELESERENKEQQAPAKAKHDGRRRIHEDGLMKIYVLQLLARTTFEIGFLVGQYFLYGFEVSPVFVCSRKPCPHKIDCFISRPTEKTIFLLIMYGVSCMCLLLNVWEMLHLGFGTIRDTLNNKRKELEDSGTYNYPFTWNTPSAPPGYNIAVKPEQMQYTELSNAKMAYKQNKANIAQEQQYGSNEENIPADLENLQREIKVAQERLDLAIQAYNNQNNPGSSREKKSKAGSNKSSASSKSGDGKNSVWI, encoded by the coding sequence ATGAGTTGGAGTTTTCTGACCCGTCTGTTAGAGGAGATCCACAATCACTCAACCTTTGTTGGCAAAATCTGGCTGACCGTGTTGATTGTATTTCGGATTGTCCTAACTGCTGTGGGAGGAGAATCCATTTATTACGATGAACAGAGCAAGTTTGTGTGCAACACGGAACAGCCTGGCTGCGAGAACGTTTGTTACGATGCTTTCGCTCCTCTTTCGCATGTGAGGTTTTGGGTCTTCCAGATCATCCTTGTTGCCACTCCGTCTGTGATGTATTTAGGCTATGCAGTTCATAAAATTGCACGGATGGTGGAACACAGCGAAGCCGACAGAAGAATCAGAAGCAAAAGCTTTTCCATGCGCTGGAAACAACACCGTGGCTTAGAGGAAACTGAGGAGGACCATGAGGAAGACCCGATGATGTACCCAGAAATAGAGCTGGAAAGCGAACGGGAGAACAAAGAGCAGCAAGCCCCTGCCAAAGCCAAGCACGATGGCAGGCGGCGAATCCATGAAGATGGACTCATGAAAATTTATGTGCTGCAGCTTCTGGCGAGGACTACATTTGAAATCGGCTTTCTCGTGGGTCAGTATTTTTTATATGGCTTTGAGGTCAGCCCCGTATTTGTGTGCAGCAGGAAGCCATGCCCGCACAAGATAGATTGTTTCATTTCAAGGCCGACTGAAAAGACCATTTTCCTGCTAATAATGTATGGGGTGAGCTGCATGTGTTTACTTTTGAACGTCTGGGAGATGCTCCATTTGGGATTTGGCACAATCCGGGACACGTTGAACAACAAGAGGAAAGAGCTGGAAGACTCGGGTACCTATAACTACCCTTTTACTTGGAATACGCCATCTGCTCCTCCTGGCTACAACATCGCCGTCAAGCCAGAGCAAATGCAATATACTGAACTGTCCAACGCCAAAATGGCCTACAAACAGAACAAAGCCAATATAGCTCAGGAACAGCAGTATGGAAGCAACGAAGAAAACATTCCTGCTGACCTGGAAAATCTGCAGAGGGAAATTAAAGTGGCTCAGGAGCGCCTGGACCTCGCGATCCAGGCTTacaacaaccaaaacaatcCCGGCAGTTCCAGAGAGAAGAAATCCAAAGCAGGCTCAAACAAAAGCAGTGCCAGTAGCAAGTCAGGAGACGGGAAGAACTCTGTCTGGATTTAA